The SAR202 cluster bacterium genome segment ATCAGCTCAAGATGCTCAGCGCCGCCATCGCGGTCAATGATCGTTACGCGGTTGTCGTCCACGGCAAATCCGGCGTCGTGGGCGGTAATATCGTTGGCGACGATGAAGTGGAGTCCCTTGGAGGCGATCTTTTCCCTTGCGTGTTCTTCGAGGTCCTCCGTCTCGGCCGCGAACCCCACCTTGATGAGGCGCGACCCTTCAAGGCCGGCAATCACATCCGGGTTTTTGACCAGGTCTATCGACCACGTGGCCGCCGCGCCCTTCTTGACCTTCTGCGCTGCTTTGGTCGCGGGCCGCCAGTCCGAGACCGCCGCCGCCATGATTATCGCGTCCGCGTCCTTGCACTCGGCCGTAAGGGCGGCCTGCATCTCCCGGACGTTCTGCACTCGGGCCACCCGTATTCCGGTGGGGTCCGGCAGGGCGGTCGGCGCTGCTACCAGCACCGCATTCGCGCCGCGGTCGCGTGCAGCGTCGGCGATTGCGTATCCCATCTTTCCGGAGGAGCGGTTGGTGATGTACCGGACGGGGTCGATGGCCTCCTGCGTGCCGCCGGCGCTTACGACCACCTTGCGCCCGGCGAGGTCGCCTTTGCGGCCGAGAGCGAGGCGTATCCAGCCGGTGATCTCGGACGTCTCCACCAGACGGCCCGCGCCTGTCATGCCGGACGCGAGGTGGCCGGACGCAGGGCCAGCAAAGGTGAACCCGCGCGCCTTCAGCCGCTCGATATTATCCTGTGTGGCTGCGTTGGCGTACATGTTGCCGTCCATTGCCGGGCACAGCAGGACGGGCGCGGTGGTGGCGAGCACGGTGGCGGCAAGGGCATCGTCAGCAAACCCGTGGGCGAGCTTTGCGATCGTGTTTGCCGTGGCAGGCGCCACGACGATGATATCCGCGCGTCGCGCCATTTCGATGTGCTCAACGGTGCCGGTCTGGGGGTTGAACAGATCGGTCACTACCGGCCGGTGCGTGATACTGTGGAACGTGAGCGGCGTAACGAAGCGGGTCGCGGACTCGGTCATAATCACGTCCACCAGCGCGCCCGCCTGGACGAGCTTGCTGGCCAGGTCAGCAGCCTTGTAGCAGGCTATGCTGCCGGTGACACCGAGAACGATGGACTTGTTCTGTAGCGGGTGAGTCAATGTGCGGTCCCTTCCTTTCCGGTAAAGGCCGATGGAGAATTACGAATTACAAATTACGAATTGAGCAGACGGAGCTACTCCTACGAATTGAGTTCGTGGATGATGCGCAGCCCGGCGAGGGTCAGGTCGATATTCACATCGTGGAACACGCCGGATTCCCTGGCGAGCAGGGCGGAGAGGCCGCCGGTGGCGATGACCTTGCAGCCGCCTCCGAGCTCCTTGTCGAACCTGGCAACCATCCCCTTGATCAGCTCGGCAGTGCCAAGCACCAGGCCGGACTGGATGGCGTGAACGGTGTTCTTGCCGATTGCGGCCGGCGGGCGCTCCAGCTCCACGCGCCGGAGCTGGGACGTCCGGTGGAAGAGCGTCTCGGCGGACATCGCAAGGCCCGGCGCGATCGCGCCGCCCAGGTATTCCGCCTGCTTTGTGATGGCGTTGAAGACGGTGGTTGTGCCGCAGTCCACAACGATGCACGGGCCGCCGTACAGCCTGATGGCCGCCGCGGCGTCCGCGATCCTGTCGGCGCCCACGTCCCGCGGAGTGTCGTACAGCACCTTGATGCCCGTCTTGACGCCGGCGGACACAATCAGGGGCTCAACCTTGAAATAGGTGCGGCACATCTCTACGAATCGCGAAGTCAGCGGAGGCACAACGCTGCACAGCGCGGCGGCGCCGATGCCCTGAGGGTCGATGCCCTTCAACGGCAGCAGCGACATCAGCGTCACGCCGTACTCGTCGGGCATGCGGTCGTGGTCGGTGGAGACCCGCCACGTCGCCTTCGGCGCGTATGGGTAAGCGCCGGAGGCGTCCCTCTCAAAGACGCCTATGGTGACGTTAGTATTGCCGATGTCGATCGTCAGGAGCATTTTCCTGGGACTCCGGCGCGGCCTGTTGTGAGCGGCATCGCGTCCGCGTTGAATTATATCACCAGCTACGGCGGGCAAAAGAACAGGGCCCTCACACGGTGAGGACCCTATCGTATTTGCGGTTTCAGACCGGCTAGATGAAGCCTCGGATCTTCGCGACGTGGGCCACTCGGCCGACGCCTATCATGAACGCCGCCTCCCGGAAGGGGATTCCCTCCCTCTCCGCCACTTCCCATACGCCCCTGTAGGCGCGGGTCAAGATCTTGCGGAACTCGTCGTTGACCTCCTGCTCCTCCCACTTGTGCTGGTAGAGGTTCTGGGTCCATTCGAAGTATGAGACTACAACGCCGCCGGCATTGACCAGGATGTCCGGCAGGATCTTCACGCCCATCTCGTTCAGCGCGCGATCCGCCTCGGGGGTGACCGGGTGGTTGGCAGCCTCCACCACGTCCTTCGCCTTGATCCGGTCCGAATTGCCCTCGTGGATAACGCCGTTGATGGCTGCCGGAATGAGGTAGTCGCAGCTGACCTCGAGAATTCGTTCGTTGTCTATCGGATCGGCGCCCCTGAAGCCGGCGACTGAGCCGGTCTCCTTCTGGTAGATGATCAGTTTCTCAATTTCTATCCCGCTGTTGCGTATCACGCCGCCTTTGACGTCGCTCACCGCCACCACCTTGCAACCGATCTCGTCCAGCAACTTCGCGATCCACATGGCGACCTGGCCGAAGCCCTGCACAACGACGCGGGCGCCCTCAATAGGGATCTTGAGGTCCTTCGCGGCCTCGACCATCACGTACACTGCACCGCGGCCCGGAGCGGCGTCGCGTCCCACGGAGCCGCCAAGCTCCACCGGCTTTCCGGTGACGATGCCGGGCGTGTAGCCGTGAATCAGGCCGTAGGCGTCCATCATCCAGGCCATCGTCTGGGCGTTCGTTCCCAGGTCCGGCGCGGGTATGTCCCGCTGTACGCCGAGGAAATGCTCGATGTTGGCCACGTACCGGCGGGTCATGCGGTTAAGTTCGCCCTGGCTCATAGTGCGAGGGTCGCACTGGATACCTCCCTTCGCACCGCCGAAGGGGATGTCGACCACTGCGTTCTTCCACGTCATGAGCGACGCGAGAGCGCGCACCTCGTCCAGGTCCGCCGTGGGGTGGTAGCGCGTTCCGCCTTTATACGGCCCGCGGGCGCCGTTGTGTTGTACCCGGTACCCAGTGTAGACCTCGATCCTGCCGTCATCCATTCGGACCGGCACAGAGACCTTTAACTCCCGCCATGGCTGCCGCGGGAGCTCTCTCAGGCCGTCTTCCATTCCCAATCTCTCTGCAGCCTTGTCGAAGAAGACGTTGACCTCCTCGAAGGCGCTGTGTGTCAGTGTGGTCCTGGGGGCTGAAGTCGGCGTCAACAGCGTCATGCACTACCTCCACAAATTCGAATGTTGGCCGGGCGGGTTTCGTGGGAAAGTGTCCTGGGGTGCGGGCGGTGGCGGTGGTGGTGACGGGTCCCGTACGAATGTTTGGAGCATCCATTCGGGTCCCTGTAGTTCCATTATACATGCGGGTCTATAGCTACCGGCCCCCGCTTTTCGGATGGGTACAAAGGGCTATGTGGACGAGGTTGACACCGCACATCGGCAGTACAAAAATACGGATAAGCAGACTGAAGGGGAGGCCAATGGCAAACACTTTACCGACAGCGGTCCTGGGACGAACTGGCGTGAAGGTTACGCGGCTGGGCTACGGTGCGATGGAGCTTCGAGGCGATATGTCGCGCGGCAGGACCGTGACTGAAGAGCGCGCGGAGAAGGTGCTGAATACCCTGCTGGACGAGGGCGTCAACTTCATTGACACTGCGGACTGTTATGGCAGGAGCGAAGAGTTCATTGGCAGATTCCTGTCCCGCAGGAGGTCTGAGTTCACGCTTGCTACCAAGTGCGGCTGCACGCCGGAAGGTCCCAAGCTCTGGACCAGGGACAACCTGTTTGTGGGCCTGCATAGGAGCCTGAAGCGTCTGAACGCTGACCACATCGACGTCATGCAGCTACACGGCGCCAATCCCCAGCAATGCGAAGAGGGCGGGCTGGTGGACGCTCTCAACGAGATGAAGGCGCAGGGGAAGGTCCGCTGGATCGGCGCGTCAACTACAACCCCGAACATAGAAGTCTTTGCAGGGTGGGGCGTTTTCGACGAGTTCCAAATTCCCTATTCGGCCTTTTACAGGGCCACCGAAGGGACTATTTCCGTGGCCGCGAAGGCGGGGATGGGAACGGTGATCCGCGGGGGAGTCGCAAAGGGAGCGCCCGGCGCGGGACTTGGAAAAGAGGATGCGTGGAAGCTCTTCAGCGACGCCGGGCTGGGCGAGCTGGAAGCCCCGGGAGAGACGCCCACCGCTTTCATGCTCCGGTTCACGATGTCTCACCCGGACGTGAATACGATCATCGTGGGGACGCAGAACCCGGACCATCTTCGCGAGAATGTGCGCACGGCGAAAAAGGGGCCGCTGGAGCCCAGCGTCTACGTGGAGGCGAAGCGAAGGCTGGACGCTGTGAAGAAGGACGTGCAATAGCTCGGCCGGTCAGGCTGACAGCGCCTCGACGTAGCCCGCCAGGTACTCACGGACGAGGACGCGCGCCCTGTGAAGTCGTGACTTGAGCGCCGCGACGGAAATGCCCAGGATTTCAGCCGCCTCGGTGTTCGAAAGACTCTCAACGTCGCGCAGCACAAGCGCGGCGCGGAGGTCGGGGTCTAGGCTTTCTATCGCTTCCTGGATGTGGGTCCGTAGCTCCGAATTGATACCCTCTTTATCCGGCGCGCGCGTCCAGTCGGGCAGGTCCACGTCGTCGAGGCTTGTGTGCGGAGTGGCCCGGGCCGCCTTCGTCTTGCGGAGCTTCATGAGCGCGGCGTTCATCGTGATCCGGTAGACCCAGGTGGTGACTCGTGACTGGCCGCGGAAGCTGTCAAACGCCCTGAACGCAGAAAGC includes the following:
- the coaBC gene encoding bifunctional phosphopantothenoylcysteine decarboxylase/phosphopantothenate--cysteine ligase CoaBC — encoded protein: MTHPLQNKSIVLGVTGSIACYKAADLASKLVQAGALVDVIMTESATRFVTPLTFHSITHRPVVTDLFNPQTGTVEHIEMARRADIIVVAPATANTIAKLAHGFADDALAATVLATTAPVLLCPAMDGNMYANAATQDNIERLKARGFTFAGPASGHLASGMTGAGRLVETSEITGWIRLALGRKGDLAGRKVVVSAGGTQEAIDPVRYITNRSSGKMGYAIADAARDRGANAVLVAAPTALPDPTGIRVARVQNVREMQAALTAECKDADAIIMAAAVSDWRPATKAAQKVKKGAAATWSIDLVKNPDVIAGLEGSRLIKVGFAAETEDLEEHAREKIASKGLHFIVANDITAHDAGFAVDDNRVTIIDRDGGAEHLELMSKYEVGLRILDRVAALLK
- a CDS encoding type III pantothenate kinase, with the translated sequence MLLTIDIGNTNVTIGVFERDASGAYPYAPKATWRVSTDHDRMPDEYGVTLMSLLPLKGIDPQGIGAAALCSVVPPLTSRFVEMCRTYFKVEPLIVSAGVKTGIKVLYDTPRDVGADRIADAAAAIRLYGGPCIVVDCGTTTVFNAITKQAEYLGGAIAPGLAMSAETLFHRTSQLRRVELERPPAAIGKNTVHAIQSGLVLGTAELIKGMVARFDKELGGGCKVIATGGLSALLARESGVFHDVNIDLTLAGLRIIHELNS
- a CDS encoding glutamate dehydrogenase: MTLLTPTSAPRTTLTHSAFEEVNVFFDKAAERLGMEDGLRELPRQPWRELKVSVPVRMDDGRIEVYTGYRVQHNGARGPYKGGTRYHPTADLDEVRALASLMTWKNAVVDIPFGGAKGGIQCDPRTMSQGELNRMTRRYVANIEHFLGVQRDIPAPDLGTNAQTMAWMMDAYGLIHGYTPGIVTGKPVELGGSVGRDAAPGRGAVYVMVEAAKDLKIPIEGARVVVQGFGQVAMWIAKLLDEIGCKVVAVSDVKGGVIRNSGIEIEKLIIYQKETGSVAGFRGADPIDNERILEVSCDYLIPAAINGVIHEGNSDRIKAKDVVEAANHPVTPEADRALNEMGVKILPDILVNAGGVVVSYFEWTQNLYQHKWEEQEVNDEFRKILTRAYRGVWEVAEREGIPFREAAFMIGVGRVAHVAKIRGFI
- a CDS encoding aldo/keto reductase; protein product: MANTLPTAVLGRTGVKVTRLGYGAMELRGDMSRGRTVTEERAEKVLNTLLDEGVNFIDTADCYGRSEEFIGRFLSRRRSEFTLATKCGCTPEGPKLWTRDNLFVGLHRSLKRLNADHIDVMQLHGANPQQCEEGGLVDALNEMKAQGKVRWIGASTTTPNIEVFAGWGVFDEFQIPYSAFYRATEGTISVAAKAGMGTVIRGGVAKGAPGAGLGKEDAWKLFSDAGLGELEAPGETPTAFMLRFTMSHPDVNTIIVGTQNPDHLRENVRTAKKGPLEPSVYVEAKRRLDAVKKDVQ
- a CDS encoding RNA polymerase sigma factor; the protein is MTLDAEKGGTEAEALDFDTLVARHSDFVYNVAFRIMGNPEDSEDVAQEALLSAFRAFDSFRGQSRVTTWVYRITMNAALMKLRKTKAARATPHTSLDDVDLPDWTRAPDKEGINSELRTHIQEAIESLDPDLRAALVLRDVESLSNTEAAEILGISVAALKSRLHRARVLVREYLAGYVEALSA